Proteins encoded together in one Bradyrhizobium sp. PSBB068 window:
- a CDS encoding DUF1304 domain-containing protein, with translation MLVLANFLIAVVAALHLYFLVLEMFLWTRPLGLKTFRNSLEKATDSAVLAANQGLYNGFLAAGLIWGLVHGNPAFAFQIKTFFLLCVIVAGAYGAATVSRRILYVQAAPAALALILLWLV, from the coding sequence ATGCTTGTGCTTGCCAATTTTCTGATCGCGGTGGTGGCCGCGCTGCACCTCTATTTCCTCGTGCTCGAGATGTTCCTGTGGACCAGGCCGCTCGGCCTGAAGACCTTTCGCAACTCGCTCGAGAAGGCAACCGACTCGGCCGTGCTCGCCGCCAATCAGGGGCTCTATAACGGCTTCCTCGCCGCCGGGCTGATCTGGGGCCTGGTGCACGGCAATCCCGCCTTCGCATTCCAGATCAAGACATTCTTCCTGCTCTGCGTGATCGTCGCCGGCGCCTATGGCGCCGCCACCGTGAGCCGGCGCATCCTCTATGTGCAGGCGGCGCCCGCGGCGCTGGCGCTGATCCTGCTGTGGCTGGTCTGA
- a CDS encoding DUF1330 domain-containing protein, with protein MGHIDPTKDVFAQFRDNNRPGPIHMLNLVRLREWAAYPDGRKATGAEAYAAYGRESGPVFERLGGRIVWQGRFELMLIGPQEERWDHCFIAEYPSVAAFVEMIRDPVYREAVKHRQAGVEDSRLIRHAVLPVGKNFGEIPQ; from the coding sequence ATGGGCCATATCGATCCGACCAAAGACGTGTTCGCGCAATTCCGGGACAACAACCGGCCGGGCCCGATCCACATGCTCAATCTGGTGCGGTTGCGCGAATGGGCTGCCTATCCCGACGGCCGCAAGGCCACCGGCGCGGAAGCCTATGCGGCGTATGGCCGCGAGAGCGGCCCGGTGTTCGAGCGGCTCGGCGGCCGCATCGTCTGGCAGGGCCGCTTCGAGCTGATGCTGATCGGCCCGCAAGAGGAGCGCTGGGATCACTGCTTCATCGCCGAATATCCGAGCGTCGCCGCCTTCGTCGAGATGATCCGCGATCCCGTCTATCGCGAGGCGGTGAAGCACCGCCAGGCTGGCGTCGAGGATTCCCGGCTGATCCGGCATGCGGTGCTGCCGGTCGGCAAGAACTTTGGGGAGATACCGCAGTAG
- a CDS encoding M48 family metallopeptidase yields MICFCAERFPWRRIWQSSGELLLPGLSDMATRALLYRRPAEPATVLVRHGSQFFTVRLRRHRRARRYTLRIHPTDREAILTMPPRGTIVEAKEFANIHGGWIAARLGRLPKAAPFQPGTVVPLRGVPHRLVHRSGERGTVWTETRDSGEKILCVAGGVEHMDRRVHDFLKREARKDLQKAAALHAAELGVRVRRISIRDQSSRWGSCTSAGSLSFSWRLILAPPFVLDYLAAHEVAHLVEMNHSARFWRVVDKVCASVTRAKNWLDTHGNDLHRYGIQE; encoded by the coding sequence ATGATTTGTTTTTGCGCCGAGCGCTTTCCCTGGCGGCGGATATGGCAAAGTTCGGGCGAACTCCTGCTCCCCGGACTTTCAGACATGGCTACTCGCGCGCTCCTCTATCGGCGGCCTGCCGAACCCGCGACCGTACTGGTCAGACACGGCTCCCAGTTCTTCACCGTCAGGTTGCGCCGGCACCGGCGCGCGCGGCGCTATACGCTCAGGATACATCCGACCGACCGCGAAGCGATCCTGACCATGCCGCCGCGCGGGACCATCGTCGAGGCGAAGGAGTTCGCCAATATCCATGGCGGCTGGATCGCCGCGCGTCTTGGCCGTTTGCCGAAGGCCGCACCGTTCCAGCCCGGCACCGTGGTGCCGTTGCGCGGCGTGCCGCATCGGCTGGTGCATCGCTCGGGTGAGCGCGGCACGGTGTGGACCGAGACCCGCGACAGCGGCGAGAAGATCCTTTGCGTCGCCGGCGGCGTCGAGCACATGGATCGCCGGGTGCATGATTTCCTCAAGCGCGAGGCGCGCAAGGATCTGCAGAAGGCGGCGGCCCTGCACGCCGCGGAACTCGGCGTGCGGGTGCGGCGGATCTCGATCCGCGACCAGTCGAGCCGTTGGGGCTCCTGCACCTCGGCCGGTTCGCTGTCGTTCTCGTGGCGGCTGATCCTGGCGCCGCCCTTCGTGCTCGATTACCTCGCAGCACACGAGGTCGCGCATCTCGTCGAGATGAACCATTCGGCGCGGTTCTGGCGGGTGGTCGACAAGGTCTGCGCGTCGGTCACGCGCGCCAAGAACTGGCTCGACACCCACGGCAACGACCTGCACCGCTACGGGATCCAGGAATAG
- a CDS encoding penicillin-binding protein 1A, whose product MAWGRKKGGGRKEPLFGLPAALADLRLSPSDRVPGGGDDDKPARSKPKNSEKNPDKGSDSGSERPRPSRSGSKRRGKSRGFGIGRLFYWTAVLCLWAGIAVIGVVVWVGAHLPPIQSLEIPKRPPTIQIVGIDGSVLAQRGEMAGANIALKDLPPYLPKAFIAIEDRRFYSHFGVDPVGILRAAVTNVLHRGVSQGGSTLTQQLAKNLFLTQERTMQRKLQEAELALWLERKHSKSEILELYLNRVYFGSGAYGVEAAAQRYFGKSAKNVTLPEAAMLAGLVKSPSRLAPNRNPEGAEQRAQVVLAAMADAKFITDAQAKASIGQPSIAVKPAGAGTVNYVADWIGEVLDDLVGQIDQDIVVQTTIDPKLQAVAEAAVIDELAAKSVKFNVSQGALVAMTPDGAVRAMVGGRNYSESQYNRAVTAKRQPGSSFKPFVYLTAVEAGLTPDTIRTDAPLDIKGWKPENYTHEYFGSVTLTQALAMSLNTVAVRLGVEVGAKNVVRTAHRLGISSKLEPNVSIALGTSEVSVLELVGAYAPFANGGYAVSPHVVTRIKTSSGKLLYDRPTDPPNQVIEPRYDAMMNSMMRETLISGTARKAEIPGWTAAGKTGTSQDYRDAWFIGYTAKLVTGVWLGNDDNSPTKKATGGGLPVEVWSRFMKAAHQGVPVAAIPNSQGSWAPANLMQISSQITAPSGPAAPMQIQPPIQAPQPAPVPSGGYYRQPPPTPARASPPPNPNARPEAAAGLDGWLADRLFR is encoded by the coding sequence ATGGCGTGGGGACGTAAAAAAGGCGGTGGACGCAAGGAGCCGCTGTTCGGGCTTCCGGCCGCGCTTGCCGACCTCAGGTTGTCGCCGTCCGATCGCGTTCCCGGCGGCGGCGACGACGACAAGCCCGCCAGATCGAAGCCCAAGAACAGCGAAAAGAACCCCGATAAGGGCAGCGATTCCGGCAGCGAGAGACCGCGCCCGTCGCGCAGTGGCAGCAAGCGGCGCGGCAAGTCGCGCGGCTTCGGCATCGGCCGGCTGTTCTACTGGACCGCGGTGCTCTGCCTGTGGGCCGGCATTGCGGTGATCGGTGTCGTGGTGTGGGTCGGCGCGCATCTGCCACCGATCCAATCGCTGGAAATTCCCAAGCGCCCGCCGACCATCCAGATCGTCGGCATCGACGGCAGCGTGCTGGCACAGCGCGGCGAAATGGCCGGCGCCAACATCGCGCTGAAGGATCTGCCGCCTTATCTGCCGAAGGCCTTCATCGCGATCGAGGACCGCCGCTTCTATTCGCATTTCGGCGTCGACCCGGTCGGCATTTTACGAGCAGCCGTCACCAACGTCCTGCATCGAGGTGTCTCGCAGGGCGGCTCGACCTTGACGCAGCAGCTCGCCAAGAACCTGTTCCTGACCCAGGAACGCACCATGCAGCGCAAGCTGCAGGAGGCCGAGCTCGCGCTGTGGCTGGAGCGCAAGCATTCCAAGAGCGAGATCCTCGAGCTCTACCTCAACCGGGTCTATTTCGGCTCCGGCGCCTACGGCGTCGAAGCGGCAGCGCAGCGTTATTTCGGCAAGTCGGCGAAGAACGTCACGCTGCCGGAGGCCGCGATGCTGGCCGGTCTCGTCAAGTCGCCATCGCGGCTGGCGCCGAACCGCAACCCCGAAGGCGCCGAGCAGCGCGCGCAGGTCGTGCTCGCGGCGATGGCCGACGCCAAGTTCATCACCGACGCGCAGGCAAAAGCATCGATCGGCCAGCCCTCGATCGCAGTGAAGCCGGCCGGCGCCGGCACCGTCAACTATGTCGCCGACTGGATCGGTGAAGTGCTTGACGATCTGGTCGGCCAGATCGACCAGGACATCGTGGTGCAGACCACGATCGATCCGAAGCTGCAAGCCGTCGCGGAAGCCGCCGTGATCGACGAGCTCGCCGCCAAGAGCGTGAAGTTCAACGTCAGCCAGGGCGCGCTGGTCGCAATGACGCCGGACGGCGCGGTGCGCGCCATGGTCGGCGGCCGGAACTATTCCGAGAGCCAGTACAACCGCGCGGTCACCGCGAAGCGGCAACCGGGCTCGTCGTTCAAGCCGTTCGTCTATCTCACCGCAGTCGAAGCCGGGTTGACGCCGGACACGATCCGCACCGACGCGCCGCTCGACATCAAGGGCTGGAAGCCGGAGAACTACACCCACGAATATTTCGGCTCGGTGACGCTGACCCAGGCGCTGGCGATGTCGCTCAACACGGTTGCGGTGCGGCTCGGCGTCGAGGTCGGCGCCAAGAACGTGGTGCGCACCGCGCACCGGCTCGGCATCTCATCCAAGCTCGAGCCCAACGTCTCGATCGCGCTCGGCACCTCGGAAGTGTCCGTGCTCGAATTGGTCGGCGCCTATGCGCCGTTCGCCAATGGCGGCTACGCCGTATCGCCGCATGTGGTGACCAGGATCAAGACCAGCTCGGGCAAGCTGCTCTACGACCGCCCCACCGATCCGCCCAACCAGGTGATCGAGCCGCGCTATGACGCGATGATGAACAGCATGATGCGCGAGACGCTGATCTCGGGCACCGCGCGCAAGGCCGAGATCCCCGGCTGGACCGCCGCCGGCAAGACCGGCACCAGCCAGGATTATCGCGATGCCTGGTTCATCGGCTACACCGCCAAGCTCGTCACCGGCGTCTGGCTCGGAAATGACGACAATTCGCCGACCAAGAAGGCGACCGGCGGCGGCCTGCCGGTCGAAGTGTGGAGCCGCTTCATGAAGGCGGCGCATCAGGGCGTGCCGGTCGCGGCGATCCCGAACTCGCAAGGAAGCTGGGCGCCGGCGAACCTGATGCAGATCTCGTCGCAGATCACGGCGCCTTCAGGACCGGCGGCGCCGATGCAGATCCAGCCGCCGATACAGGCGCCGCAACCGGCGCCGGTCCCATCCGGCGGCTATTATCGCCAGCCACCGCCGACACCGGCCCGCGCATCACCGCCACCCAACCCGAACGCGCGGCCGGAAGCGGCGGCGGGGCTGGATGGCTGGCTGGCTGATCGGTTGTTTCGGTAG
- a CDS encoding ABC transporter substrate-binding protein yields MRSVQLLAATALAIALSVTSAAAQKKYDIGATDTEIKIGQTVPFSGPASAYAGIGKTQAAYMKMINDQGGINGRKLNLIQYDDAYSPPKAVEQVRKLVEGDEVLFTFQIIGTPSNAAVQKYLNARKVPQLLASTGASRFSDPQNAPWTIAFNPNYQSEGRIYAKYILANHPNAKIGIFYQNDDLGRDYIAGLKSGLGDKAASMIVAEVSYELTDPTVDSQIVKLKAASVDLLYDASTPKFAAQAIRKVADLDWHPVHILDINASPVSATLKPAGLDISKGIISTNYGKDPADPQWKDDPGVKAYFAFMDKYYPEGDKLNTVNTYGYSTAELLIQVLKQCGDDLTRENLMKQVTSLKKFVPSLALPGMSITTGPNDYRINKQMQMMKFNGERWELFGPIIEDTGPAG; encoded by the coding sequence ATGAGGAGCGTGCAATTGCTCGCTGCGACAGCGCTTGCCATCGCGTTGTCGGTTACATCGGCCGCCGCACAGAAGAAATACGACATCGGCGCCACCGACACCGAGATCAAGATCGGCCAGACCGTGCCGTTCTCGGGCCCCGCATCCGCCTATGCCGGCATCGGCAAGACCCAGGCGGCCTATATGAAGATGATCAACGATCAGGGCGGCATCAACGGCCGCAAGCTGAACCTGATCCAGTATGACGACGCCTATTCGCCGCCGAAGGCGGTGGAGCAGGTGCGCAAGCTCGTCGAGGGCGACGAGGTGCTGTTCACCTTCCAGATCATCGGCACGCCGTCGAACGCCGCCGTGCAGAAATATCTCAATGCCAGGAAGGTGCCGCAACTGCTCGCCTCGACCGGGGCGTCGCGCTTCTCCGATCCGCAGAACGCGCCGTGGACGATCGCGTTCAACCCGAACTACCAGTCCGAAGGGCGCATCTACGCCAAATACATCCTGGCCAACCACCCCAACGCCAAGATCGGCATCTTCTACCAGAACGACGATCTCGGCCGCGACTACATCGCCGGCCTGAAGAGCGGGCTCGGCGACAAGGCCGCCAGCATGATCGTTGCCGAAGTCTCCTATGAGCTGACCGATCCGACGGTGGATTCCCAGATCGTCAAGCTGAAGGCCGCCAGCGTCGACCTGCTCTACGACGCATCGACGCCGAAATTCGCCGCGCAGGCGATCCGCAAGGTCGCGGACCTCGACTGGCACCCGGTGCACATCCTCGACATCAATGCGAGCCCGGTGTCGGCGACGTTGAAGCCGGCCGGACTCGACATCTCCAAGGGCATCATCTCGACCAATTACGGCAAGGACCCCGCCGACCCGCAGTGGAAGGACGATCCCGGCGTGAAGGCCTATTTCGCCTTCATGGACAAATATTACCCGGAGGGCGACAAGCTCAACACCGTCAACACCTACGGCTACTCGACCGCCGAGCTCCTGATCCAGGTGCTCAAGCAGTGCGGCGACGACCTCACCCGCGAGAACCTGATGAAGCAGGTGACCAGCCTGAAGAAGTTCGTACCTTCTCTGGCGCTGCCGGGCATGTCGATCACGACCGGACCGAACGACTATCGCATCAACAAGCAGATGCAGATGATGAAGTTCAACGGCGAGCGCTGGGAGCTGTTCGGCCCGATCATCGAGGACACCGGACCGGCGGGCTAG
- a CDS encoding polyhydroxyalkanoate depolymerase: MPIGEFGAPPLAAEGSPALTTPLYWMYEMAHASLNPVRAVTDATKILFQNPLNPWTHTELGKSIAAGCELFERTTRRYGKPDWNLPTTEVNGIRTAVEVRTVWEKPFCRLLHFDRKLTRPLRSPHPRVLIVAPMSGHYATLLRGTVEAFLPTHEVYITDWTDARMVPLAEGRFDLDDYVDYVIEMLHALGGNMHIIAVCQPSVPVVAAVSVMEANNDPFVPLSMTLMGGPIDTRRNPTAVNDLAAERGIDWFRNNVITKVPFPHPGVMRDVYPGFLQLNGFISMNLDRHMDAHKALFANLVKGDGDLVDKHREFYDEYLAVMDLTAEYYLQTVDLVFVKHALPKGEMTHRGKPVDPSKIRRVALMTVEGEKDDISGLGQTEATHALCTAIPNHRRVHYVQKGVGHYGVFNGSRFRSEIVPRISDFMVSAANTRLSLVAAAE; the protein is encoded by the coding sequence ATGCCCATCGGTGAATTTGGTGCACCGCCACTGGCGGCGGAAGGCAGTCCGGCACTCACGACGCCGCTGTACTGGATGTACGAGATGGCGCATGCGTCGCTCAATCCGGTGCGCGCGGTAACCGACGCCACCAAGATCCTGTTTCAGAACCCGCTCAATCCGTGGACCCACACCGAACTCGGCAAATCGATCGCCGCCGGCTGCGAACTGTTCGAGCGCACCACGCGCCGCTACGGCAAGCCGGATTGGAACCTGCCGACGACCGAGGTCAACGGCATCCGCACGGCGGTCGAGGTTCGCACGGTCTGGGAAAAGCCGTTCTGCCGCCTGCTGCATTTCGACCGCAAGCTGACGCGCCCGCTGCGCTCGCCGCACCCGCGTGTGCTGATCGTGGCGCCGATGTCCGGCCACTATGCGACGCTGCTGCGCGGCACGGTCGAGGCGTTCCTGCCGACCCATGAGGTCTACATCACCGACTGGACCGATGCGCGCATGGTGCCGCTCGCCGAAGGGCGGTTCGATCTCGACGATTACGTCGACTACGTGATCGAGATGCTGCACGCGCTCGGCGGCAACATGCACATCATCGCGGTGTGCCAGCCTTCGGTGCCTGTTGTGGCAGCCGTTTCCGTGATGGAAGCCAACAACGACCCGTTCGTGCCGCTGTCGATGACGCTGATGGGCGGCCCGATCGATACAAGGCGCAATCCGACCGCTGTCAATGATCTGGCGGCGGAGCGCGGCATCGATTGGTTCCGCAACAATGTCATCACCAAGGTGCCGTTCCCGCATCCGGGCGTGATGCGCGACGTCTATCCGGGCTTCCTGCAGCTCAACGGCTTCATCAGCATGAATCTGGATCGGCACATGGACGCGCACAAGGCGCTGTTCGCCAATCTGGTCAAAGGCGACGGCGATCTGGTCGACAAGCACCGCGAATTCTATGACGAATATCTCGCGGTGATGGACCTCACCGCCGAGTATTACCTGCAGACCGTCGACCTCGTGTTCGTCAAGCACGCGCTGCCGAAGGGCGAGATGACCCATCGCGGCAAGCCGGTCGATCCGTCGAAGATTCGCCGCGTCGCGCTGATGACGGTCGAGGGCGAGAAGGACGACATCTCCGGTCTCGGTCAGACCGAGGCGACGCACGCGCTCTGCACTGCCATTCCGAACCATCGTCGCGTGCACTACGTGCAGAAGGGCGTCGGGCACTATGGCGTGTTCAACGGCTCGCGTTTCCGCTCCGAAATCGTGCCGCGGATCTCCGATTTCATGGTTTCGGCGGCCAATACGCGACTTTCCCTGGTCGCCGCGGCCGAATAG
- a CDS encoding ABC transporter substrate-binding protein produces the protein MRNGIFHLVTGTALAIALSATSAFAQKKYDPGATDTEIKIGQTVPFSGPASAYASIGKTQAAYFKMINDQGGINGRKVNLIQYDDAYSPPKAVEQVRKLVESDEVLLTFQIVGTPSNAAVQKYLNAKKVPQLFAATGASKFTDPKNFPWTMGFNPNYFVEGRIYGQYILKEYPNAKVGVLYQNDDLGKDYLNGLKAGLGDKAATMVVSEASYEVSDPTIDSQVLKIKDSGADLFFSATTPKQAAQAIKKIYEMGWKPVQIVDINATSVGAVMKPAGLDAAKGVISVNYGKDPLDPTWKDDAGLKRYFDFMAKYYPDGDKDSNFNTYGYATAQMLVTVLKACGDDLTRENVMKQAASMKGVTTDIALPGIKANTSATDYRVNKQLQMMKFNGERWELFGPILEDAGPTG, from the coding sequence ATGAGGAACGGGATTTTCCACCTGGTCACGGGAACGGCGCTCGCGATCGCGCTGTCTGCAACGTCGGCCTTCGCGCAGAAGAAATACGATCCCGGCGCGACCGATACCGAAATCAAGATCGGCCAGACCGTCCCCTTCTCCGGACCGGCCTCCGCCTATGCCTCGATCGGCAAGACCCAGGCGGCCTATTTCAAGATGATCAACGACCAGGGCGGCATCAACGGCCGCAAGGTCAATCTGATCCAGTATGACGACGCCTATTCGCCGCCCAAGGCCGTCGAGCAGGTGCGCAAGCTGGTCGAGAGCGACGAGGTGCTGCTGACCTTCCAGATCGTCGGCACGCCGTCGAACGCCGCGGTGCAGAAATATCTCAACGCCAAGAAGGTGCCGCAGCTGTTCGCCGCCACCGGCGCCTCGAAGTTCACCGACCCGAAGAACTTCCCCTGGACGATGGGCTTCAATCCGAACTACTTCGTCGAAGGCCGCATCTACGGCCAGTACATCCTCAAGGAGTATCCGAACGCCAAGGTCGGCGTGCTCTATCAGAACGACGACCTCGGCAAGGATTACCTGAACGGCCTCAAGGCCGGGCTCGGCGACAAGGCCGCGACCATGGTGGTTTCGGAGGCGTCCTACGAGGTGTCCGATCCGACCATCGATTCGCAGGTCCTCAAGATCAAGGATTCCGGCGCGGACCTGTTCTTCTCGGCGACGACGCCGAAGCAGGCGGCCCAGGCGATCAAGAAGATCTACGAGATGGGCTGGAAGCCGGTCCAGATCGTCGACATCAACGCCACCTCGGTCGGCGCGGTCATGAAGCCGGCGGGTCTCGACGCCGCCAAGGGCGTGATCAGCGTCAACTACGGCAAGGACCCGCTCGATCCGACCTGGAAGGACGATGCCGGCCTGAAGCGCTATTTCGACTTCATGGCCAAATACTATCCCGACGGCGATAAGGATTCGAACTTCAACACCTATGGCTACGCCACCGCGCAGATGCTCGTCACCGTGCTGAAGGCATGTGGCGACGACCTGACCCGCGAGAACGTGATGAAGCAGGCGGCATCGATGAAGGGTGTGACGACCGACATCGCGTTGCCGGGCATCAAGGCCAACACCTCGGCGACCGACTACCGCGTCAACAAGCAGCTGCAGATGATGAAGTTCAACGGCGAACGCTGGGAGCTATTCGGCCCGATCCTCGAGGACGCTGGCCCGACCGGCTAA
- a CDS encoding methylated-DNA--[protein]-cysteine S-methyltransferase — protein MADRKTAQTFNLDRLKTPIGTALLVTDDDGVLRALDWDDYEGRMLDLLRLHYGVVTLRDGRAPAAMRKALGDYFNGDLGRLADVEWRVAGTPFQQKVWHALPKIPPGTTMSYGALAVRLKMPNAMRAVGHANGSNPISVVVPCHRLIGANGSLVKYGGGLERKRWLLRHEGVAVR, from the coding sequence ATGGCCGACCGCAAGACCGCGCAGACCTTCAACCTCGACCGCCTCAAGACCCCGATCGGCACTGCGCTGCTGGTGACCGATGATGACGGCGTGCTGCGCGCGCTCGACTGGGACGACTACGAGGGGCGGATGCTCGATCTGCTGCGGCTGCATTATGGCGTGGTGACCTTGCGGGACGGCCGTGCGCCGGCGGCGATGCGCAAGGCGCTCGGCGATTATTTCAATGGCGATCTCGGTCGGCTCGCGGATGTCGAATGGCGCGTCGCCGGCACGCCGTTCCAGCAGAAGGTCTGGCACGCGCTGCCGAAGATCCCGCCGGGCACCACCATGAGTTACGGCGCGCTGGCTGTGAGGCTGAAAATGCCGAACGCGATGCGGGCGGTCGGCCACGCCAACGGCTCCAACCCGATCAGCGTCGTCGTGCCCTGCCACCGTCTGATCGGCGCCAACGGCTCGCTGGTCAAATACGGCGGCGGGCTGGAGAGGAAGCGCTGGTTGCTAAGGCATGAGGGGGTGGCGGTTCGCTGA